A window of Devosia chinhatensis genomic DNA:
CCGCGATCCAGACGTTTGAGCACGATGGCGGCCCCATCACCGTGCGTGCCGGCCGCTACGGGCCCTATGTCAACCAGGGCAAGGTGAACGCCACGCTGCCCAAGGATGTGAAGCCCGAAGAGGTGACGCTCGAACAGGCCATCGCCATGATCGCGGCCAAGGCCGAGGCCGGCGGCGGCAAGAAGAAAGCCGCGGCGCCCAAGAAGGCCGCAGCCAAGAAGCCGGCCGCCAAAAAGACGCCCGCCAAAAAAGCTGCCCCCAAGAAGGCCGCCGCCAAGAAGATCGTCGATTCCGAAGACGTGCCGTTCTGATCAGAGCCGAGGTCGCGGCACGCGGTGCCCGACCTCGCTATTCGGCGGGCCCGCGAAAGCGCGGGCCCATGCGTCGAGCGAGCCAGGCTCGCTACCCCATGACGCGCTCAACCATATTCACCCAGTTCTCCAGCGCGATCTTGCGCACCAGCTCCTGGCCATAGCCCTTGTCCAGCAGCGCCTGGAGCAATTTCGGCACGCCGGTCACGTCGCCGACATCCTTGGGCATCATCGCCCCGTCGAAATCCGAGCCAAGCGCCACCCCGTCCTCACCCAGCGCCTCCACAAGCGCATCGACATGGCGGACCATGAGCTCGATAGGTGTGTCGGCCTCGAACTTGCCGTCCGGACGCAGGAACCCTGTGGCGTAATTGAGACCCACCATGCCGCCGCTCTCGCGAATGGCGGCCAGCTGCCAGTCGACCAGATTGCGCGTTGAGGCACAGATGGCATGCACATTGGAATGGGTCGCCACCAGCGGCTTGCTCGAAATCGCCGCCACGTCGCGGAAGCCTGCGGCGTTGAGATGGCTGAGATCGATCATCACGCCGCGCTGGTCGCACAGCCGGACCAGTTCCTTGCCGACATCGCTCAGCCCTGGGCCGATATCGGGATCGGCGTCGAACCGAAACGGCACGCCGGTGCCGAAGGCATTGGCGCGGCTCCAGGTGATGCCGATGGAGCGCAAACCCGCCGCATAGAGCACTTCGAAGGACCTGAATTCGGTGTCGATGGCCTCGGCGCCCTCGATATGAAAAATGGCGGCCAGCCTGTCCGCTGCCATGGCAGCGCGCAGCTCTGCGGCGCTGCAGCAGATGCTGAGCGCCCCGG
This region includes:
- a CDS encoding dipeptidase, with protein sequence MTIPFFDGHNDTLLRLLEKPRDQQVAAFVDGTADGHIDLPRARTAGMAGGFFAMFPPPVKTDLAGVAASPNYAKGELPPELSLADAQYSTHGMAALLLDLDRAGALSICCSAAELRAAMAADRLAAIFHIEGAEAIDTEFRSFEVLYAAGLRSIGITWSRANAFGTGVPFRFDADPDIGPGLSDVGKELVRLCDQRGVMIDLSHLNAAGFRDVAAISSKPLVATHSNVHAICASTRNLVDWQLAAIRESGGMVGLNYATGFLRPDGKFEADTPIELMVRHVDALVEALGEDGVALGSDFDGAMMPKDVGDVTGVPKLLQALLDKGYGQELVRKIALENWVNMVERVMG